One Halolamina litorea genomic window carries:
- the pyrH gene encoding UMP kinase, with translation MRVVVSIGGSVLAPGLDPERVEGFADALHELSAEGCELGAVVGGGTVARQYIGAARDLAANEFQLDELGIGVTRLNARLLIAAMGHGVQRTPATSYDEAGEAIRRGDTTVMGGITPGQTTDAVAAALAEYVDAELLVFATSADGVYSADPETDDDAEQYGQLTPAELVEVIAPMERGAGASAPVDLLAAKLIQRSSLRTIVLDGTDPQAVVDAVLHGEHTGTDVVPTGETDEPTYWSQHE, from the coding sequence ATGCGAGTCGTCGTCTCTATCGGGGGTAGCGTGCTCGCGCCCGGGCTCGACCCCGAGCGCGTCGAAGGCTTCGCCGACGCCCTCCACGAACTATCGGCAGAGGGCTGTGAACTGGGCGCGGTCGTCGGCGGTGGCACCGTCGCGAGACAGTACATCGGCGCCGCCCGCGACCTGGCGGCCAACGAGTTCCAGTTGGACGAACTCGGTATCGGCGTCACGCGGCTGAACGCCCGCCTCCTGATCGCGGCAATGGGCCACGGCGTCCAGCGCACGCCCGCGACAAGCTACGACGAGGCCGGCGAGGCGATCCGACGGGGCGACACGACCGTCATGGGGGGGATCACGCCCGGCCAGACAACCGACGCCGTCGCCGCCGCGCTTGCGGAGTACGTCGACGCCGAACTGCTGGTGTTCGCCACGAGCGCCGACGGCGTCTACAGCGCCGACCCCGAGACCGACGACGACGCCGAACAGTACGGCCAACTCACCCCCGCCGAGCTGGTCGAGGTCATCGCACCGATGGAGCGCGGCGCCGGCGCCTCCGCACCCGTCGACCTGCTGGCGGCGAAGCTGATCCAGCGCTCCTCGCTGCGGACGATCGTCCTCGACGGGACCGACCCCCAAGCCGTCGTCGACGCCGTCCTCCACGGCGAACACACCGGGACCGACGTGGTGCCGACGGGCGAGACCGACGAGCCGACCTACTGGA
- a CDS encoding molybdopterin synthase: MQALSIVGPGAIAVRDAVAGRLDGRVATVARAESVEVPDAGRFELDDDGGWTGVGDGRSFADLLDALAPEYDYALVADFSKLRLPTVVIGDEEVPGDVLRRVDDATDLDHEALAAEVEAVDPYVTLSSLVAEAKQSPHADRSGAIATFTGRVRAKDAADDSPTSHLKFEKYEGVAEQRMADIAAELEEREGVFEVLFHHRTGVVADGEDIVFVVVLAGHRREAFRTVEDGIDRLKDEVPLFKKETTEDEEFWVHDRA, from the coding sequence ATGCAGGCTCTCTCCATCGTCGGCCCCGGCGCCATCGCGGTCCGGGACGCGGTCGCCGGCCGCCTCGACGGCCGGGTCGCCACCGTCGCCCGGGCCGAGTCGGTCGAGGTTCCCGACGCCGGTCGCTTCGAACTGGACGACGACGGCGGCTGGACCGGCGTCGGCGACGGCCGCTCGTTCGCCGACCTCCTCGACGCGCTCGCCCCCGAGTACGACTACGCGCTTGTCGCCGACTTCTCCAAACTTCGGCTGCCGACCGTCGTCATCGGCGACGAGGAGGTCCCCGGGGACGTGCTCCGGCGCGTTGACGACGCCACCGACCTCGACCACGAGGCCCTCGCGGCTGAGGTCGAGGCCGTCGACCCCTACGTGACGCTGTCCTCGCTGGTCGCCGAGGCCAAACAGTCCCCGCACGCGGACCGATCGGGCGCCATCGCGACGTTCACCGGCCGCGTGCGGGCGAAGGACGCCGCGGACGACAGCCCCACGAGCCACCTCAAGTTCGAGAAGTACGAGGGCGTCGCCGAACAGCGGATGGCCGACATCGCCGCGGAACTGGAGGAACGCGAGGGGGTCTTCGAGGTGCTGTTCCACCACCGCACCGGCGTCGTCGCCGACGGCGAGGACATCGTGTTCGTCGTCGTGCTCGCCGGCCACCGCCGGGAGGCGTTCCGGACCGTCGAGGACGGGATCGACCGACTCAAAGACGAGGTCCCGCTGTTCAAGAAGGAGACTACCGAGGACGAGGAGTTCTGGGTCCACGACCGCGCGTGA
- a CDS encoding DUF7123 family protein: MSATRNPSTDGVTATDELSKEERLTRYLREKVDDGEMYFKSKFIADDVDLSPKEIGALMVKLSDAASELEVEKWSYTSATTWRVETA, from the coding sequence ATGAGCGCAACACGGAACCCCTCCACCGACGGCGTGACCGCGACCGACGAGCTCTCGAAAGAGGAGCGACTCACGCGCTACCTGCGTGAGAAGGTCGACGACGGCGAGATGTACTTCAAGTCGAAGTTCATCGCCGACGACGTGGATCTCTCCCCGAAGGAGATCGGTGCGCTGATGGTCAAACTGAGCGACGCCGCCTCGGAACTCGAAGTCGAGAAGTGGTCGTACACGAGCGCGACCACGTGGCGCGTCGAGACCGCGTAA
- a CDS encoding site-2 protease family protein, with product MADRSGSEVPHPEALDTWFHLTAVRRDGDTVRYHGDSLVPRSRLAEELTPAFEERGYDLRLSVDEAGNDVLVARPFGASASSSGNPAVNVALLFATVLSTLFVGATVWYYVPLSAIAENPLRILEAWPFTAAVLGVLLTHEMGHYVAGRWHGVDVSLPYVIPFYVPFGTMGAVIRMRSRVPDRKSLFDIGAAGPLAGLVATIIVTAIGVSLDPISVPQRVVEGSGQAIVFHNPPLLDLIAGALGQQTAYTDPAKAVHPVVMGGWIGMFFTVLNLLPVGQLDGGHITRAVFGPRQETLAAMVPGALFGIAGYLWYVRDMGMENSVALWVLWGFITLFVSFGGAAAPVDESPIGWKRKAAALLTFALGALCFLAVPIEIVTV from the coding sequence ATGGCAGACAGATCCGGGTCCGAGGTCCCTCACCCGGAGGCGCTCGATACGTGGTTCCACCTGACCGCCGTCCGCCGGGACGGTGACACCGTCCGGTACCACGGGGACTCACTGGTCCCCCGCTCCCGGTTGGCCGAGGAACTCACCCCCGCCTTCGAGGAGCGGGGCTACGACCTCCGACTCTCGGTCGACGAGGCAGGCAACGACGTGTTGGTCGCCCGGCCGTTCGGAGCGTCGGCGTCCTCGTCGGGGAACCCGGCGGTCAACGTCGCCCTCCTGTTCGCGACGGTCCTCTCGACGCTGTTCGTCGGCGCGACCGTCTGGTACTACGTTCCCCTCTCGGCGATCGCGGAGAACCCCCTCCGGATCCTGGAGGCGTGGCCGTTCACCGCCGCCGTCCTCGGGGTGTTGCTGACCCACGAGATGGGCCACTACGTCGCCGGCCGGTGGCACGGCGTCGACGTGAGCCTCCCCTACGTGATCCCGTTCTACGTGCCCTTCGGGACGATGGGTGCCGTGATCCGGATGCGGAGCCGGGTCCCCGACAGAAAGTCGCTGTTCGACATCGGCGCCGCCGGGCCGCTCGCCGGGCTCGTCGCGACGATCATCGTCACCGCGATCGGTGTCAGCCTCGATCCGATCAGCGTCCCCCAGCGGGTGGTCGAGGGGAGCGGACAGGCGATCGTCTTCCACAACCCGCCGCTGCTCGACCTGATCGCCGGCGCGTTGGGCCAGCAGACGGCCTACACGGACCCGGCGAAGGCCGTCCACCCGGTCGTGATGGGTGGTTGGATCGGGATGTTCTTCACCGTCTTGAACCTCCTGCCGGTCGGTCAACTCGACGGCGGGCACATCACCCGTGCCGTGTTCGGCCCCCGTCAGGAGACGCTGGCGGCGATGGTCCCCGGTGCGCTGTTCGGGATCGCCGGCTACCTCTGGTACGTCCGCGACATGGGGATGGAGAACTCCGTGGCCCTCTGGGTGCTCTGGGGGTTCATCACGCTGTTCGTCTCCTTCGGGGGCGCCGCGGCGCCGGTCGACGAGTCGCCGATCGGCTGGAAGCGGAAGGCGGCGGCCCTCCTGACGTTCGCACTCGGCGCGCTCTGTTTCCTCGCCGTGCCGATCGAGATCGTGACGGTCTGA
- the thiL gene encoding thiamine-phosphate kinase, with protein sequence MDERSALATLAATLPAAGDDAAVVDGLAVTTDMLHERSDFPTGTTRRTAGWRAVGASLSDLAAMGAEATCAVAVYAAPEFDEAELSAFVGGAVEVCELVGAEYVGGDLDEHTEFTTATTAVGRVDEAIYRDGATPGETVCVTGELGRTAAGLRRFATGDAESGNDLFQFTPRVAAGRALRGHASAMMDSSDGLARSLHQLAEASGCGFSIEWDRLPVHPAVDAVAEDETDRRECAAHVGEDFELVFTTPDPEAAIAAVEATGTAATAIGDVTGAGVTAGGEALPDRGYTHGDN encoded by the coding sequence ATGGACGAGCGAAGCGCGCTGGCGACGCTTGCGGCCACCCTCCCCGCCGCCGGCGACGACGCCGCGGTCGTCGACGGGCTGGCAGTCACGACCGACATGCTCCACGAGCGGAGCGACTTCCCGACCGGCACGACCCGCCGAACCGCCGGCTGGCGCGCCGTCGGCGCCTCACTCTCCGATCTGGCGGCGATGGGTGCCGAGGCGACCTGCGCGGTCGCAGTCTACGCCGCCCCCGAGTTCGACGAGGCCGAACTCTCCGCGTTCGTCGGCGGCGCAGTCGAGGTCTGTGAACTGGTCGGCGCCGAGTACGTCGGCGGCGACCTCGACGAACACACGGAGTTCACCACGGCCACGACGGCCGTCGGCCGCGTCGACGAGGCGATATACCGTGACGGCGCGACGCCGGGCGAGACGGTCTGCGTGACCGGCGAACTCGGCCGGACCGCCGCCGGCCTCCGTCGGTTCGCGACCGGCGACGCCGAGTCGGGCAACGACCTGTTCCAGTTCACCCCGCGCGTGGCCGCGGGTCGGGCGCTGCGGGGTCACGCCTCCGCGATGATGGACTCGAGCGACGGTCTCGCGCGCTCGCTCCACCAACTCGCCGAGGCCAGCGGCTGTGGGTTCTCGATCGAGTGGGACCGGCTCCCGGTCCACCCCGCCGTCGACGCGGTCGCCGAGGACGAAACCGATCGGCGGGAGTGTGCGGCCCACGTCGGCGAGGATTTCGAACTCGTGTTCACGACGCCCGACCCCGAGGCCGCCATCGCGGCCGTCGAGGCGACGGGGACGGCGGCGACGGCCATCGGCGACGTGACCGGGGCTGGCGTCACCGCCGGCGGGGAGGCCCTCCCGGATCGTGGCTACACCCACGGCGACAACTGA
- a CDS encoding lysylphosphatidylglycerol synthase transmembrane domain-containing protein translates to METDQLKATLVGFAGAIGVLALLLYFVGVEDLVASLSGADRSTVGLVLVVTVGWLFAWGMSLRTVLGVLGEAVSPIQTFLVFAGATFNNNVTPFGQAGGEPVTALLISEVTDTEYGTGLAAIASVDTLNFVPSISLALLGTAYFATQTTFGTQLESAAIVVVAITLLVVGGLVVLWRNHERVEAGAVDVFSRLARFAGEHVPRVSDPGREVIERRVSHFFEAIERVATNPRGLVLALGFSALGWLLQMTGLWLAFQAIGHPVSIPVVLFVVPIGAIAGMTPLPGGAGGIEAVLVFLLVAAPLPGVTESIAFAAVVIYRGAVFWVPVLIGGVVMGTVGAGART, encoded by the coding sequence ATGGAAACCGACCAGCTCAAGGCGACTCTGGTTGGCTTCGCCGGGGCGATCGGGGTGCTCGCGCTGTTGCTCTACTTCGTCGGCGTCGAGGACCTCGTGGCGTCGCTCTCGGGGGCCGACCGATCGACCGTCGGGCTGGTGTTGGTCGTCACCGTCGGCTGGCTGTTCGCGTGGGGGATGTCACTCCGGACGGTTCTCGGCGTGCTCGGCGAGGCCGTCTCGCCGATACAGACGTTCCTCGTCTTCGCTGGCGCGACGTTCAACAACAACGTCACGCCGTTCGGGCAGGCCGGCGGTGAGCCCGTGACGGCGCTGCTGATCTCGGAGGTCACCGACACCGAGTACGGCACGGGGCTGGCCGCCATCGCCAGCGTCGACACGCTCAACTTCGTTCCCTCGATCTCGCTCGCGCTGTTGGGCACGGCGTACTTCGCGACCCAGACCACCTTCGGCACCCAGTTGGAGTCGGCGGCAATCGTCGTCGTCGCCATCACGCTGCTCGTCGTCGGCGGATTGGTCGTGCTCTGGCGCAACCACGAGCGCGTCGAGGCGGGCGCCGTCGACGTCTTCTCGCGGCTCGCCCGGTTCGCCGGCGAGCACGTCCCACGGGTGTCCGACCCCGGTCGGGAGGTGATCGAGCGCCGCGTGAGCCACTTCTTCGAGGCGATCGAACGCGTCGCCACCAACCCTCGGGGGCTCGTACTCGCGCTCGGCTTCTCGGCGCTCGGCTGGCTGCTCCAGATGACCGGGCTCTGGCTCGCGTTCCAGGCCATCGGGCACCCGGTGAGCATCCCCGTCGTCCTGTTCGTGGTTCCCATCGGCGCCATCGCGGGGATGACGCCCCTGCCCGGCGGCGCCGGTGGGATCGAGGCGGTGCTCGTCTTCCTGCTCGTGGCCGCGCCGTTGCCCGGCGTCACCGAGTCCATCGCGTTCGCGGCGGTCGTGATCTACCGCGGCGCGGTGTTCTGGGTGCCGGTACTCATCGGCGGCGTCGTGATGGGGACGGTCGGCGCGGGCGCTCGGACCTGA
- a CDS encoding 30S ribosomal protein S19e, whose protein sequence is MATLYDVPAEDLIEALAEELDGRIEEPDWVEFTKTSVDRELPPQQDDFWFVRAASLLRKVAVRGPVGVERLATEYGGSKQGTTRYRVAGSEHTGGSRKIIRVALQQLEEEGLLETAKGEGRRVTDEGQSLLDTVAGETLEDLDRPELQKYA, encoded by the coding sequence ATGGCAACCCTCTACGACGTTCCGGCCGAGGACCTCATCGAGGCCCTCGCTGAGGAGCTTGACGGTCGCATCGAGGAACCCGATTGGGTGGAGTTCACGAAGACTAGCGTCGACCGAGAACTCCCGCCCCAGCAGGACGACTTCTGGTTCGTCCGCGCGGCGAGCCTCCTGCGGAAGGTCGCAGTCCGAGGCCCCGTCGGCGTCGAGCGACTCGCCACGGAGTACGGCGGCTCGAAGCAGGGGACGACGCGCTACCGCGTCGCCGGCAGCGAGCACACCGGCGGCTCGCGAAAGATCATCCGCGTGGCGCTCCAGCAGCTCGAAGAGGAGGGGCTCCTCGAGACCGCGAAAGGCGAGGGCCGACGCGTGACCGACGAGGGCCAGAGCCTGCTCGACACCGTCGCGGGCGAGACGCTCGAGGACCTCGACCGGCCGGAACTGCAGAAGTACGCCTGA
- a CDS encoding DNA-binding protein: MSGDSEEDRLEQLRQERLEELQDQAGGEEAQRQAAQEQQERAQAQQDALLKQYLTDDARQRLNAVEMSKPEFAQTVKQQVTALAQSGRIQGKIDEDRMKQILRELKPEEKSFDIRRR; this comes from the coding sequence ATGAGTGGAGACTCCGAGGAGGACCGACTCGAACAGCTTCGACAGGAGCGACTCGAAGAGCTACAGGACCAGGCCGGCGGCGAGGAGGCCCAACGGCAGGCTGCACAGGAACAGCAGGAGCGAGCGCAGGCCCAGCAGGACGCCCTGCTCAAGCAGTACCTCACCGACGACGCCCGCCAGCGGCTCAACGCCGTCGAGATGAGCAAGCCGGAGTTCGCCCAGACAGTCAAACAGCAGGTGACCGCGCTGGCCCAGAGCGGCCGGATCCAGGGCAAGATCGACGAGGACCGGATGAAGCAGATCCTCCGGGAGCTCAAACCCGAGGAGAAGAGCTTCGACATCCGCCGGCGCTGA
- a CDS encoding DUF7411 family protein: MELALLYSGGKDSSLAALILDRFYDVTLVTAHFGVTEEFENARQAADALGFPFDTVELDRDVADEAVDRMIEDGYPRNGIQRVHEHALEVVAERDVIAVADGTRRDDRVPTVSRATAQSLEDRHGIDYLSPLAGFGRGAVDRLVDRELDVETGPSEQIARADYEGELRALIRERGGDDAVEAVFPEHDQTIVRGLA; encoded by the coding sequence ATGGAGCTGGCGCTCCTCTACAGCGGCGGGAAGGACTCCTCGTTGGCGGCGCTGATCCTCGACCGGTTCTACGACGTGACCCTCGTGACTGCCCACTTCGGCGTCACCGAGGAGTTCGAGAACGCCCGGCAGGCAGCCGACGCCCTCGGCTTCCCCTTCGACACGGTCGAACTCGACCGGGACGTGGCCGATGAGGCCGTCGACCGCATGATCGAGGACGGTTACCCCCGGAACGGCATCCAGCGCGTCCACGAACACGCCCTCGAGGTCGTCGCCGAGCGCGACGTCATCGCCGTCGCCGACGGTACCCGGCGGGACGACCGCGTGCCCACCGTCTCCCGCGCGACCGCCCAGAGCCTCGAAGACCGCCACGGGATCGACTACCTCTCGCCGCTGGCGGGCTTCGGTCGCGGCGCGGTCGACCGGCTAGTCGATCGGGAACTCGACGTGGAGACCGGTCCCAGCGAGCAGATCGCCCGCGCGGACTACGAGGGCGAACTCCGCGCGCTCATCCGCGAGCGCGGCGGCGACGACGCCGTCGAGGCGGTGTTCCCCGAACACGACCAGACGATCGTCCGCGGACTGGCTTAG